A stretch of Desulfobacter hydrogenophilus DNA encodes these proteins:
- the phnD gene encoding phosphate/phosphite/phosphonate ABC transporter substrate-binding protein: MKVLKILTIIVIIYQTFTLNAMSQIKFGVISIIDPVVLTQRMAPITVYLSNCLNDRISLKLGRDYKEIMDKLVNGDLDMGFIGPAPYVKIKDRVEIVATLVSDGTPYFNSVIVVRKDSEITDITELAQKKFAFGSPYSTLSFYVPAHILHTHKVLSRLGNYNFLGKHDQVAKNVILGKYDAGGIKESVYLQYPNYLKILHKSEPFYDFVIVVRKNFDLSLKNRLETALLNLKSSSVLSAFKPGATGFIKGQKSNYEDIATIIEVIDRLRRKQ, from the coding sequence ATGAAGGTTCTTAAAATATTAACTATAATTGTCATCATATATCAGACTTTTACGCTGAATGCTATGTCCCAGATCAAGTTTGGCGTAATATCCATAATTGATCCGGTTGTGCTTACTCAAAGAATGGCACCCATAACGGTCTATCTTTCAAATTGTTTGAACGACCGGATCTCTCTCAAATTGGGCAGGGATTACAAAGAGATCATGGACAAACTTGTCAATGGCGATCTTGACATGGGGTTCATCGGCCCCGCACCCTATGTGAAAATCAAGGATCGTGTGGAGATTGTCGCAACCTTGGTTTCAGATGGAACCCCTTATTTTAACAGCGTGATCGTTGTCAGGAAAGATTCTGAAATAACGGATATCACCGAGTTAGCTCAAAAGAAATTTGCCTTTGGCTCTCCTTATTCGACGCTCTCTTTTTACGTGCCGGCACATATCCTTCATACGCACAAAGTGTTATCAAGATTGGGAAATTATAATTTTTTAGGTAAACACGACCAGGTGGCCAAAAATGTGATCCTGGGAAAATATGACGCCGGTGGTATCAAGGAGAGTGTGTATCTTCAGTATCCGAATTATCTTAAAATTTTGCATAAAAGCGAACCGTTTTATGACTTTGTTATCGTGGTTCGAAAAAATTTTGATCTGAGCCTGAAAAATCGGCTTGAAACAGCATTATTAAATCTCAAATCGTCCTCTGTCTTAAGCGCATTTAAACCCGGCGCCACGGGATTCATCAAAGGGCAAAAATCTAATTATGAAGACATAGCGACCATCATTGAGGTGATTGATCGGTTGCGTCGCAAACAATAG
- a CDS encoding transposase has translation MVIKEHPNIFPPEIACGYTMKEIRVSKKLKLKIRRIVIAGVSYTIRPSFAMPYMTGFVKDVEKPLFLRKFAVPFWALSHCFGKNPMYWYRLEATIGRYSLVGTTIKSPEKLPQHLSADEKHTRLLGEKTYIATTVGNNCILGASVSETASGKDLQKAYGVFKEEAECINPEYQPDTVNTDGWRSTQKAWKKLFPKIAVLSCFLHIFIGIRDRSRKKYKEHFLDAATRLWDCFRAESKRSFSQRVRRLSEWCRNTENEVPDVISVKIKKLRDNLPQFSQAYDFPGAHRTSNMVDRLMQRMDRHLFSTKYFHGTMKSANLSIRAWALIQNFAPLNPWTVKHKGHVSSFERINGFQYHENWLQNLLISGSLGGLRTGPPNPL, from the coding sequence ATATTTTTCCGCCTGAAATCGCCTGCGGATACACAATGAAGGAGATCAGAGTCTCAAAAAAACTGAAATTAAAAATCAGAAGGATAGTCATAGCTGGTGTCAGTTACACAATAAGGCCGTCTTTTGCCATGCCGTATATGACTGGATTTGTGAAAGATGTTGAAAAACCGTTATTTTTGCGTAAGTTTGCTGTTCCATTTTGGGCTCTGAGCCACTGTTTCGGGAAAAATCCCATGTATTGGTATCGTCTTGAAGCAACTATTGGCCGGTACAGCCTCGTAGGAACCACTATCAAGTCCCCAGAGAAATTACCCCAGCACCTTTCTGCTGATGAAAAACATACCCGCCTTTTGGGAGAAAAGACCTATATTGCCACGACGGTCGGAAATAACTGTATTTTAGGAGCCAGTGTTTCGGAAACAGCATCCGGTAAAGATCTTCAAAAAGCATACGGTGTTTTTAAAGAGGAGGCTGAATGCATTAATCCGGAATATCAGCCGGATACTGTCAATACCGACGGATGGCGGTCAACGCAGAAGGCCTGGAAAAAGCTGTTTCCCAAGATAGCCGTGCTATCCTGCTTTTTGCACATTTTTATTGGCATACGTGATCGCTCACGCAAAAAATACAAGGAGCATTTCCTGGATGCGGCTACCAGATTATGGGATTGCTTCAGGGCAGAGTCCAAAAGATCATTCTCACAAAGAGTTCGGAGGCTTTCCGAATGGTGTCGAAATACGGAGAATGAAGTTCCAGACGTCATTTCAGTTAAAATCAAGAAGCTTAGGGATAATCTTCCACAGTTTTCCCAAGCCTATGATTTTCCTGGCGCACATAGAACGAGCAACATGGTTGACCGGCTGATGCAACGGATGGATCGTCATTTATTCAGTACCAAATATTTTCACGGCACTATGAAATCTGCCAATCTCAGCATACGTGCCTGGGCGCTTATCCAAAATTTTGCCCCGCTCAATCCATGGACGGTAAAGCACAAAGGCCATGTGAGTTCTTTTGAAAGAATTAACGGATTTCAGTACCACGAAAACTGGCTTCAGAACCTTTTGATTTCGGGTTCATTGGGAGGCTTACGGACGGGTCCCCCAAATCCGTTATAA